One genomic segment of Halalkalicoccus tibetensis includes these proteins:
- the dnaG gene encoding DNA primase DnaG, which produces MTFNDTTKYLIHADVTADGVVERSDVVGAIFGQTEGLLGDDLDIHDLQQSSRVGRIDVEIASQAGQSTGTVTVSTSMDKVETAVLAAALETIERVGPCRATLEVSRIEDTRAAARREVVGRARELLSTAFDETALSSDELLERVRESVRVEDITEYEGYPAGPRVADGDAVIVVEGRADVLQLLKYGIKNAVAVEGTNVPEPIAELTKDRTTTAFLDGDRGGELIMKELEQVGEIDSIAFAPQGRSVEDLAREEALAALREKVSLRAVADAATPREVIAATDGSTRPAPDETSEVAGAAETAESPAEPSGPDAEPAPDEGGATAGVEAEPEAEPEPEAPASLREHAEDAIGGGTETVRLLDGEFAELASAPAEEAFEAVRRAEEPPRAIVLDGELSQRVLDVAAQRGVSQVIARERGQYVKRPTSVRIRTFDELVGPA; this is translated from the coding sequence ATGACATTCAACGATACCACGAAATACCTCATTCACGCGGACGTCACCGCAGACGGGGTGGTCGAGCGGAGTGACGTCGTCGGCGCGATCTTCGGCCAGACCGAGGGGCTACTGGGCGACGATCTCGACATCCACGACCTCCAGCAGTCCTCGCGCGTCGGGCGGATAGACGTCGAGATCGCGAGCCAGGCCGGCCAGTCGACGGGGACGGTGACCGTCTCGACCAGCATGGACAAGGTCGAGACCGCCGTCCTCGCGGCGGCCCTGGAGACCATCGAGCGCGTCGGCCCCTGCCGGGCGACCCTCGAAGTCAGCCGGATCGAGGACACCCGCGCGGCCGCCCGCCGCGAGGTCGTCGGCCGGGCGCGCGAGCTGCTCTCGACGGCGTTCGACGAGACGGCGCTCTCGAGCGACGAGCTGCTCGAACGGGTCCGCGAGAGCGTCCGCGTCGAGGACATCACCGAGTACGAGGGCTACCCCGCCGGCCCCCGCGTGGCCGACGGCGACGCGGTCATCGTCGTCGAGGGCCGGGCCGACGTCCTCCAGCTGCTGAAGTACGGGATCAAGAACGCCGTCGCGGTCGAGGGGACGAACGTGCCCGAGCCGATCGCGGAGCTGACGAAGGACCGAACCACGACGGCCTTCCTCGACGGCGACCGGGGCGGCGAGCTCATCATGAAGGAACTGGAGCAGGTCGGCGAGATCGACTCGATCGCCTTCGCCCCACAGGGGCGGTCCGTCGAGGACCTCGCGCGCGAGGAGGCGCTGGCGGCGCTGCGGGAGAAGGTGTCGCTCCGGGCGGTCGCCGACGCCGCCACGCCACGGGAGGTCATCGCGGCGACCGACGGCAGCACCCGGCCCGCCCCCGACGAGACGAGCGAGGTCGCCGGAGCCGCCGAGACCGCCGAATCGCCCGCGGAGCCGTCGGGTCCCGACGCGGAACCGGCTCCGGACGAGGGCGGTGCGACGGCGGGGGTCGAGGCCGAGCCTGAAGCCGAACCCGAACCGGAGGCCCCCGCGAGCCTGCGCGAACACGCCGAGGACGCCATCGGCGGGGGGACGGAAACGGTCCGCCTGCTCGACGGCGAGTTCGCCGAGCTCGCGAGCGCACCGGCCGAGGAGGCGTTCGAGGCCGTCCGTAGGGCCGAGGAGCCGCCCCGGGCGATCGTCCTCGACGGCGAGCTGAGCCAGCGCGTGCTCGACGTCGCGGCCCAGCGCGGGGTCTCACAGGTGATCGCGCGCGAGCGCGGGCAGTACGTGAAACGACCGACGAGCGTCCGGATCCGCACCTTCGACGAACTCGTCGGGCCCGCCTAG
- a CDS encoding DUF6293 family protein has protein sequence MQTHIVPVGFDYDRLIAPLVRDQHDVDRVILIEGAIGSEANIEYSRNLAGKLEKDFQNLLGAETRRLGLEDVYDYDAAFEQAYRLINAELDAGNEVWVNVSTMPRTVSFAVATAANSLMVERDEDGRRVHTYYTAPEKYLETELAEELRRGVEFLEDAREEGIDPERVDERLETIRELLDEFDERGTTIGAKEIGGRHIVELPIASFSNVKPFEELILFKLGEDGTFESVSELAEALADELDEPYTDSFRSKVIYNVDRLGPSGKGYIEREERGKSYRTRLSRIGELWVRAHSSAE, from the coding sequence ATGCAGACCCACATCGTGCCGGTCGGCTTCGACTACGACCGGCTGATCGCGCCACTGGTACGCGATCAACACGACGTCGACCGCGTGATCCTCATCGAGGGGGCGATCGGCAGCGAAGCCAACATAGAGTACTCGCGGAACCTCGCGGGGAAACTGGAGAAGGACTTCCAGAACCTGCTCGGGGCCGAGACCCGACGTCTCGGGCTGGAGGACGTCTACGACTACGACGCCGCCTTCGAACAGGCCTACCGGCTGATCAACGCCGAGCTCGACGCCGGCAACGAGGTCTGGGTCAACGTCAGCACGATGCCCCGGACGGTGAGCTTCGCGGTCGCGACCGCCGCCAACTCACTGATGGTCGAGCGCGACGAGGACGGCCGACGGGTCCACACCTACTACACCGCCCCCGAGAAGTACCTCGAGACCGAACTCGCCGAGGAGCTGCGCCGCGGGGTCGAGTTCCTCGAGGACGCCCGGGAGGAGGGGATCGACCCCGAGCGGGTCGACGAGCGCCTCGAGACGATCCGTGAGCTGCTCGACGAGTTCGACGAGCGGGGCACCACCATCGGCGCCAAGGAGATCGGCGGGCGCCACATCGTCGAGCTGCCGATCGCCTCCTTCTCGAACGTCAAGCCGTTCGAGGAGCTGATCCTCTTCAAGCTCGGCGAGGACGGCACCTTCGAGAGCGTCAGCGAACTCGCCGAGGCGCTGGCCGACGAGCTCGACGAGCCCTACACCGACAGCTTCCGCTCGAAGGTGATCTACAACGTCGACCGCCTGGGCCCGAGCGGCAAGGGCTACATCGAGCGCGAGGAACGGGGCAAGTCCTACCGGACGCGGCTCTCGCGGATCGGCGAGCTGTGGGTCCGGGCCCACTCCAGCGCGGAGTGA
- a CDS encoding DUF1405 domain-containing protein, protein MTGSPLPAWLAPLPRQLEDLALRYAWVIVAINVAGTAFGFWYYRFQFAGTPVVMWPWVPDSPLATLFIALSLALWKLDKQNELIDMLAFFGNIKLGLWTPFTLVVFNDAFLAQTATPMYAFLLASHLGMVAQAFLIHRYSDFSIPAIAAALLWYSFDLTVDYFVPIVGGPHHTNLPFADPMAVELALNTTAFQVAGWGATMLTIWITFLALATRAKKAQVEGA, encoded by the coding sequence ATGACCGGATCGCCCCTCCCCGCGTGGCTCGCCCCGCTTCCCCGCCAGCTGGAGGACCTCGCGCTGCGGTACGCCTGGGTGATCGTCGCGATCAACGTCGCGGGGACGGCCTTCGGCTTCTGGTACTATCGGTTTCAGTTCGCGGGGACACCGGTAGTAATGTGGCCGTGGGTGCCCGATAGCCCGCTCGCGACGCTGTTCATCGCGCTGAGCCTCGCGCTCTGGAAGCTCGATAAGCAGAACGAACTGATCGACATGCTCGCGTTCTTCGGCAACATCAAGCTCGGGCTCTGGACGCCCTTTACCCTCGTCGTCTTCAACGACGCCTTCCTCGCCCAGACGGCGACCCCGATGTACGCCTTCCTCTTGGCCAGCCATCTCGGGATGGTCGCCCAGGCCTTCCTGATCCACCGCTACAGCGACTTCTCGATCCCGGCGATCGCCGCGGCGCTTCTCTGGTACAGTTTCGACCTCACGGTCGACTACTTCGTCCCGATCGTCGGCGGCCCCCACCACACGAACCTTCCCTTCGCCGACCCGATGGCCGTCGAGCTCGCTTTGAACACGACGGCGTTCCAGGTCGCCGGATGGGGCGCGACGATGCTCACGATCTGGATCACCTTCCTCGCGCTCGCGACGCGCGCGAAGAAGGCGCAGGTCGAGGGAGCGTAG
- a CDS encoding alanine--glyoxylate aminotransferase family protein, whose product MDDRETLVMTPGPTALPESVREAMARPIHNPDVEPEFTELYRDLLEKLGEVYGTDDDLVVLAGEGMVGLETGVDSLIEEGDTVLCLANGIYGAGFADLVESHGGEPVVHGAEPTEGFDPEAVREAVEEHDPAVATMVHCETPTGVLNELDGVLEVLDQRDVLSVVDAVSSLGGTEVPTEHIDIGLGATQKCLSSPPGLATLSVSDAAWERVAAVEQDSFYLNLEPWRDLGLDDPPAAFPYTHSVSNCYALDASLDLLLEEGREDVFERHAEAAEHCRERGRELGLEPFSAELASPTVTAFAVEGRAEELRERVAEEGVVLATGLGEYAEDLLRVGHMGYNADIERVDRTMDALDAALE is encoded by the coding sequence ATGGACGACCGAGAGACGCTCGTGATGACGCCCGGCCCGACCGCGCTCCCCGAATCGGTCCGCGAAGCGATGGCCCGCCCGATCCACAACCCCGACGTCGAGCCGGAGTTCACCGAGCTCTATCGTGATCTCCTCGAGAAGCTCGGGGAGGTCTACGGCACCGACGACGACCTCGTGGTGCTGGCGGGTGAGGGGATGGTCGGGCTGGAGACGGGCGTCGACTCGCTGATCGAGGAGGGCGATACCGTCCTCTGTCTCGCCAACGGGATCTACGGGGCGGGCTTCGCCGACCTCGTCGAGAGCCACGGCGGCGAGCCCGTGGTCCACGGGGCCGAGCCGACCGAGGGGTTCGACCCCGAAGCGGTGCGGGAGGCCGTCGAGGAGCACGACCCCGCGGTGGCGACGATGGTCCACTGCGAGACGCCCACGGGGGTGCTGAACGAGCTCGACGGCGTTCTCGAGGTGCTCGATCAGCGCGACGTGCTCTCAGTCGTCGACGCCGTCTCCTCGCTTGGCGGGACCGAGGTCCCGACCGAGCACATCGATATCGGTCTCGGGGCTACCCAGAAATGCCTCAGCTCGCCGCCCGGGCTCGCGACGCTGTCGGTGAGCGACGCCGCCTGGGAGCGCGTCGCGGCGGTCGAACAGGACTCCTTCTACCTGAACCTCGAACCCTGGCGCGATCTCGGGCTCGACGACCCGCCAGCCGCCTTCCCCTACACCCACTCGGTGTCGAACTGCTACGCCCTCGACGCCTCGCTCGACCTCCTGCTGGAGGAGGGACGCGAGGACGTCTTCGAGCGCCACGCCGAGGCCGCCGAACACTGTCGCGAGCGCGGGCGCGAGCTCGGGCTCGAACCGTTCTCGGCGGAGCTCGCCTCGCCGACCGTCACCGCCTTCGCGGTCGAGGGGCGCGCCGAGGAGCTTCGGGAACGGGTCGCCGAGGAGGGTGTCGTCCTCGCGACGGGCCTCGGCGAGTACGCCGAGGACCTGCTGCGGGTGGGCCACATGGGCTACAACGCCGACATCGAACGGGTCGATCGGACGATGGACGCGCTCGACGCCGCCCTGGAATGA
- the pdxS gene encoding pyridoxal 5'-phosphate synthase lyase subunit PdxS has product MPEETDIEELKRGTDLVKRGFARMQKGGVIMDVVDAEQARVAEEAGAVAVMALEAVPADIRKRGGVARMADPADVSEIVDSVSIPVMGKSRIGHTKEAQILEAVGVDMIDESEVLTPADDAYHIDKREFTAPFVCGARNLGEALRRIEEGAAMIRTKGEAGTGDVNQAVHHQRQIKGAIRKLEGMNHEEREAFAREIEAPAHLVHETAEAGRLPVVNFAAGGIATPADAALMMHHGCDGIFVGSGIFGAQNPEAMADAIVAATTNWDDPETLAGIASNVGKSMKGDANVDLPEEERLQDRGV; this is encoded by the coding sequence ATGCCCGAGGAGACCGACATCGAGGAACTGAAGCGTGGCACCGATCTGGTCAAGCGGGGGTTCGCACGGATGCAGAAGGGCGGGGTCATCATGGACGTCGTCGACGCCGAGCAGGCCCGCGTCGCCGAGGAGGCCGGCGCGGTCGCCGTGATGGCCCTGGAGGCGGTTCCCGCGGACATCCGCAAGCGCGGCGGCGTCGCGCGGATGGCCGACCCTGCGGACGTCAGCGAGATCGTCGACTCGGTCTCGATCCCGGTGATGGGCAAGTCCCGCATCGGCCACACGAAGGAGGCCCAGATCCTCGAGGCCGTCGGCGTCGACATGATCGACGAGTCGGAGGTCCTCACTCCCGCCGACGACGCCTACCACATCGACAAACGCGAGTTCACCGCGCCGTTCGTCTGCGGGGCGCGGAACCTCGGGGAAGCGCTCAGGAGGATCGAGGAGGGCGCGGCGATGATCCGCACCAAGGGCGAGGCCGGCACCGGCGACGTCAACCAGGCCGTCCACCACCAGCGCCAGATCAAGGGTGCGATCCGCAAGCTCGAGGGGATGAACCACGAGGAGCGCGAGGCGTTCGCCCGTGAGATCGAGGCACCGGCCCATCTCGTCCACGAGACCGCAGAGGCCGGACGGCTCCCGGTCGTGAACTTCGCGGCGGGCGGGATCGCCACGCCCGCCGACGCGGCGCTGATGATGCACCACGGCTGTGACGGCATTTTCGTCGGTTCGGGGATCTTCGGCGCCCAGAACCCCGAAGCGATGGCCGACGCGATCGTCGCGGCGACCACCAACTGGGACGACCCCGAGACGCTCGCGGGGATCGCCTCGAACGTCGGAAAGAGCATGAAGGGCGACGCGAACGTCGACCTGCCCGAGGAGGAGCGCCTGCAGGACCGCGGCGTCTGA
- a CDS encoding Gfo/Idh/MocA family oxidoreductase, producing MEFGVLSTAGIARKAFLPAAAASDHAVGAIASRDAERARSVAGEYSIPRHYGSYGELLEDDDLDAVYVPLPNALHAEWTRKAADAGHDVLCEKPLAADAEEARATVEHCRERGVTLMEGFMYRYHPRTERAVALAREELEGVHSVSATFKFPLGDDPADVRLSPELAGGSLMDVGCYAVSAARLFLGEPERAFATTHDSRGAGVDTDLAGVLELGDGASARVASGFDSRLIQRYRVEGENGWIEVEDAFDAPTDEPTELAYRIDGRKGTETFDPVDQFRLEVEHFASAVESGESPQTDGEGAVANMEAIDALAESARRDEVVDVE from the coding sequence ATGGAGTTCGGCGTCCTCAGCACGGCGGGTATCGCACGGAAGGCCTTTCTCCCGGCAGCCGCGGCCAGCGACCACGCCGTCGGCGCGATCGCCTCGCGCGACGCCGAGCGCGCGCGGTCGGTCGCCGGGGAGTACTCGATTCCACGCCACTACGGGAGCTACGGGGAACTGCTCGAGGACGACGACCTCGACGCGGTCTACGTCCCGCTGCCCAATGCGCTGCACGCCGAGTGGACCCGGAAGGCCGCCGACGCCGGCCACGACGTGCTCTGCGAGAAACCCCTCGCCGCGGACGCCGAGGAGGCTCGCGCGACCGTCGAGCACTGTCGCGAACGGGGCGTGACGCTGATGGAGGGGTTCATGTACCGGTACCACCCCCGCACCGAGCGTGCGGTCGCGCTCGCACGCGAGGAGCTCGAGGGCGTCCACTCGGTGTCGGCGACGTTCAAGTTCCCGCTCGGGGACGACCCCGCGGACGTCCGCCTCTCGCCGGAGCTCGCCGGCGGCAGCCTGATGGACGTGGGCTGCTACGCGGTGTCGGCCGCTCGGCTGTTCCTCGGCGAGCCCGAACGGGCCTTCGCCACGACCCACGACTCGCGGGGCGCCGGCGTCGATACCGACCTCGCCGGGGTGCTGGAGCTCGGCGACGGCGCCTCGGCCCGGGTCGCCTCGGGCTTCGACTCGCGGCTGATCCAGCGCTACCGCGTCGAGGGGGAGAACGGCTGGATCGAGGTCGAGGACGCCTTCGACGCGCCGACCGATGAGCCCACCGAGCTCGCCTACCGGATCGACGGCCGGAAGGGCACGGAGACGTTCGACCCGGTCGACCAGTTCCGACTCGAGGTCGAGCACTTCGCATCGGCGGTCGAATCGGGCGAGTCGCCGCAGACGGACGGCGAGGGGGCGGTCGCAAACATGGAGGCCATCGACGCGCTCGCCGAGAGCGCCCGCCGTGACGAGGTCGTCGACGTCGAGTGA
- a CDS encoding homoserine kinase encodes MVTVRAPATSANLGSGFDVFGAALSKPADVVRIEPAEETTIEMYGAGSEYIPEDPEKNVAGAVAKALDAPAEIRIDKGVRPSSGLGSSAASAAAVAVAIDEAYGLGHSREELVPYAAEGEALVSGEAHADNVAPSIMGGFTIATPEGVTQVDASIPLVVCLPELVISTRDARRVVPRSAEVSQVVDCVGRAATLVAGMFRDDPALVGQGMEDGIVTPARAELIDGYDGVREAALEAGATGVTVSGAGPAIIAACEDERRKGIASAMLDRFAERGIETRAYQTEVGRGAELF; translated from the coding sequence ATGGTTACCGTGCGGGCCCCCGCGACGAGCGCGAACCTCGGAAGCGGCTTCGACGTCTTCGGCGCGGCGCTCTCGAAGCCCGCCGACGTCGTCCGGATCGAGCCCGCCGAGGAGACGACCATCGAGATGTACGGGGCGGGCAGCGAGTACATCCCCGAGGACCCCGAGAAGAACGTCGCCGGGGCGGTCGCGAAGGCCCTCGACGCTCCCGCGGAGATCCGCATCGACAAGGGGGTTCGGCCCTCCTCGGGACTCGGCTCTTCCGCGGCCAGCGCCGCGGCGGTCGCCGTCGCGATCGACGAGGCCTACGGGCTGGGTCACTCACGCGAGGAGCTCGTGCCCTACGCCGCCGAGGGCGAGGCGCTGGTCTCGGGGGAGGCCCACGCCGACAACGTCGCGCCCTCGATCATGGGCGGCTTTACGATCGCCACCCCAGAGGGGGTCACGCAGGTCGACGCCTCGATCCCGCTGGTGGTCTGTCTGCCCGAGCTCGTGATCTCGACGCGCGACGCCCGACGGGTGGTGCCCCGCTCGGCGGAGGTCTCACAGGTCGTCGACTGCGTCGGCCGGGCGGCGACGCTGGTCGCGGGGATGTTCCGCGACGACCCCGCGCTCGTCGGTCAGGGGATGGAGGACGGAATCGTCACGCCCGCGCGCGCCGAACTCATCGACGGCTACGACGGCGTCCGCGAGGCCGCCCTCGAGGCCGGCGCGACCGGCGTCACGGTCAGCGGCGCGGGTCCGGCGATCATCGCCGCCTGCGAGGACGAGCGCAGGAAGGGAATCGCGAGCGCGATGCTCGATCGGTTCGCCGAACGGGGGATCGAGACCCGCGCCTACCAGACGGAGGTCGGGCGGGGCGCGGAGCTGTTCTGA
- a CDS encoding DUF6149 family protein produces MKIRQNPRHWAAKKALSTPGVRDVANYGLVKMHTKIFLDKADEDRQEERRAHLDAFFDATMDTYLRALEEEFDEAEAREITHIQANFDFYNHGWTEMMEIPVDELEDHYERYANFFERYDITIDDPLGAFRPADGIPEAPATLEKLDDPDHPHAEGGFADDLYVEDEHGEVGVGGREEPADVDVGSAPGVREEGDA; encoded by the coding sequence ATGAAGATCCGACAGAACCCGCGCCACTGGGCCGCGAAGAAGGCACTCTCGACTCCCGGCGTCCGCGACGTCGCGAACTACGGGCTGGTGAAGATGCATACGAAGATCTTCCTCGACAAGGCCGACGAGGACCGTCAGGAGGAGCGCCGGGCACACCTCGATGCCTTCTTCGACGCGACGATGGACACGTATCTCCGCGCCCTGGAGGAGGAGTTCGACGAGGCCGAGGCCAGGGAGATCACCCACATCCAGGCCAATTTCGACTTCTACAACCACGGCTGGACCGAGATGATGGAGATCCCGGTCGACGAACTGGAGGACCACTACGAGCGCTACGCGAACTTCTTCGAGCGCTACGACATCACTATCGACGATCCCCTTGGGGCCTTCCGGCCTGCGGACGGGATCCCCGAGGCGCCGGCCACGCTGGAGAAGCTCGACGACCCCGACCACCCCCACGCGGAGGGCGGCTTCGCCGACGACCTCTACGTCGAGGACGAGCACGGCGAGGTCGGCGTCGGTGGCCGCGAGGAGCCGGCGGACGTCGACGTGGGCAGCGCGCCCGGCGTCCGCGAGGAGGGAGACGCCTGA
- a CDS encoding NAD(P)/FAD-dependent oxidoreductase, with amino-acid sequence MTQSYVIIGDGISGSSAAETLREKDPDADITVVTDEGEPLYNRILIKEFAKGKLPEAPISIHDEGWYEERDITLSLNTHVTGVDPEGHVVHTHEGDDLEYDKLLIATGGTPTQLPVENSDAEGIHHFWTFQDARKIEEDASEAEKGVVVGAGLLGIDLAAICGAQEVDGKYLMRGNRWWRYALSLDGAEIIHEGLREKGVTPVFDSGVDRFEVDDSGRVTAAIDPNGERFEADFVGIAIGLDFNTEYLRGAGLEEDGGIVVDEYMQTSVDDIYASGDLTRFYDTILGEYAQNGSWGSAKEQGTIAATNMVNDDESEAFRWVSSYSITHFDFPFLSFGHPTLGDEYVERKYSDTEWRRIAIKDGKIVGGVLIGDLAPQTRLKKLMREETDVSGQTDVLIEEEIDLDDLAVSQ; translated from the coding sequence ATGACCCAGTCGTACGTGATCATCGGCGATGGGATCTCGGGGAGTTCCGCCGCCGAGACCCTCCGGGAGAAGGACCCCGACGCGGACATCACGGTCGTAACCGACGAGGGTGAACCGCTGTACAACCGCATTCTCATCAAGGAGTTCGCGAAGGGCAAGCTGCCCGAGGCGCCCATCTCCATCCACGACGAGGGCTGGTACGAGGAGCGCGACATCACCCTCAGCCTCAACACCCACGTCACCGGCGTCGATCCCGAGGGCCACGTCGTTCACACCCACGAGGGCGACGACCTCGAGTACGACAAGCTGCTGATCGCGACCGGCGGCACCCCTACCCAGCTGCCCGTCGAGAACAGCGACGCCGAGGGGATCCACCACTTCTGGACGTTCCAGGACGCCCGCAAGATCGAGGAGGACGCCAGCGAGGCGGAGAAGGGCGTCGTCGTCGGCGCGGGACTGCTCGGGATCGACCTGGCGGCGATCTGTGGCGCCCAGGAGGTCGACGGGAAGTACCTCATGCGCGGGAACCGCTGGTGGCGCTACGCGCTGTCGCTCGACGGCGCGGAGATCATCCACGAGGGGCTGCGCGAGAAGGGCGTCACCCCCGTCTTCGACAGCGGCGTCGACCGCTTCGAGGTCGACGACTCGGGGCGCGTGACCGCGGCGATCGACCCCAACGGCGAGCGCTTCGAGGCCGACTTCGTCGGGATCGCCATCGGGCTCGACTTCAACACCGAGTACCTCCGCGGGGCGGGCCTCGAGGAGGACGGCGGGATCGTCGTCGACGAGTACATGCAGACCAGCGTCGACGATATCTACGCCTCGGGCGACCTCACCCGGTTCTACGACACCATCCTCGGCGAGTACGCCCAGAACGGCTCGTGGGGCTCGGCCAAGGAGCAGGGCACGATCGCCGCGACGAACATGGTCAACGACGACGAGAGCGAGGCGTTCCGCTGGGTCTCCTCCTACTCGATCACGCACTTCGACTTCCCCTTTCTCTCCTTCGGCCATCCCACCCTCGGCGACGAGTACGTCGAGCGCAAGTACTCCGACACCGAGTGGCGCCGCATCGCCATCAAGGACGGCAAGATCGTCGGCGGCGTGCTGATCGGCGATCTGGCCCCCCAGACCCGCCTGAAGAAGCTCATGCGCGAGGAGACCGACGTCTCGGGCCAGACCGACGTCCTGATCGAGGAGGAGATCGATCTGGACGATCTCGCGGTCTCGCAGTAA
- a CDS encoding DUF5518 domain-containing protein, whose translation MIMPEISPLNLNEGALRYAIIGGLVSIPLSLGHHWWSGMGNTFSTLPIFFGGLLAGYLAQKNTQKPATAGVGAGLIGGLPGYIFMLPSMVQTVTASSPGTVLVLAFFIPVILAVAALPGWIGGLVGGWLAKKVERKQVTAANS comes from the coding sequence ATGATAATGCCGGAAATATCTCCTCTAAACCTGAATGAGGGTGCATTGAGATATGCCATCATTGGCGGGCTTGTTTCAATCCCGCTTAGTCTTGGGCATCACTGGTGGTCAGGGATGGGAAATACCTTTTCGACCCTCCCGATCTTCTTTGGAGGCCTTCTTGCAGGTTATCTCGCACAGAAGAACACTCAAAAGCCTGCGACGGCGGGTGTTGGTGCGGGATTAATCGGTGGCTTGCCGGGATACATCTTTATGCTCCCGTCGATGGTTCAGACAGTGACAGCATCGTCGCCCGGAACCGTCTTAGTGCTAGCATTTTTTATTCCAGTAATCCTCGCTGTCGCTGCTCTTCCCGGATGGATTGGTGGATTAGTCGGCGGCTGGTTGGCCAAGAAGGTCGAGAGAAAGCAGGTCACTGCTGCCAATAGTTGA
- a CDS encoding aldo/keto reductase: protein MVDNESDTFDIGGELTVHRLGFGAMRITGEEIIGPPEDEDEAREVLERAREIGVDFVDTADSYGPCVSERLIGEAYGPDYEDVVVATKGGLWRTLDGSWPPCGDPEYLQDALMGSLDRLGVDSIDLYQFHRPDPDTPFEESVQQLAEFKDQGYIDHVGVSNVSVEQLEEARDIVDIATVQNEFNVGDRSDEDVLEACEDAGIGFIPWSPIGSGDDDLGGKADAVSEIAEAHDASDSQIALAWLLQRSPVTLPIPGTSSVEHLEENVAASGIELSDDEMNRLE, encoded by the coding sequence ATGGTAGACAACGAGAGCGACACCTTCGACATCGGCGGCGAGTTGACCGTTCATCGACTCGGCTTCGGCGCGATGCGGATCACCGGCGAGGAGATCATCGGCCCGCCGGAGGACGAGGACGAGGCTCGGGAGGTCCTCGAGCGAGCCCGCGAGATCGGCGTCGACTTCGTCGACACGGCCGACTCCTATGGCCCCTGCGTGAGCGAGCGGCTGATCGGCGAGGCCTACGGGCCCGACTACGAGGACGTCGTCGTCGCCACGAAGGGCGGGCTCTGGCGCACCCTCGACGGGAGCTGGCCGCCGTGTGGCGACCCCGAGTACCTCCAGGACGCCCTGATGGGCAGCCTCGATCGCCTCGGCGTGGACTCGATCGACCTCTATCAGTTCCACCGACCCGACCCCGACACCCCCTTCGAGGAGTCGGTCCAGCAGCTGGCGGAGTTCAAGGACCAGGGCTACATCGACCACGTCGGCGTGAGCAACGTCTCGGTCGAGCAGCTCGAGGAGGCGCGCGACATCGTCGATATCGCGACCGTCCAGAACGAGTTCAACGTCGGCGACCGATCCGACGAGGACGTGCTCGAGGCCTGTGAGGACGCCGGCATCGGCTTCATCCCGTGGTCGCCGATCGGCTCGGGCGACGACGACCTCGGGGGGAAGGCCGACGCCGTCTCGGAGATCGCCGAGGCCCACGACGCGAGCGACTCGCAGATCGCGCTGGCGTGGCTGCTCCAGCGCTCGCCCGTGACGCTCCCGATCCCGGGCACCTCGAGCGTCGAGCACTTAGAGGAGAACGTCGCGGCCAGCGGGATCGAGCTGAGCGACGACGAGATGAACAGGCTAGAGTAG